From a region of the Zerene cesonia ecotype Mississippi chromosome 11, Zerene_cesonia_1.1, whole genome shotgun sequence genome:
- the LOC119830423 gene encoding tRNA (adenine(58)-N(1))-methyltransferase non-catalytic subunit TRM6 yields the protein MTNNSIKVGEYIIIQKQNYKKLHKFNKTNSCLNIGKDSVNLSGIEGCEYFSFFKMISKGTKRSREYELELVKETLNLRDEIGIKSSGTDNRNIYDDGRSQKLTADEIYDLKSDASKASDIVETLITNSNTFHNKTEFSQDKYLKKKEKKYFEYIQILKPNLRVISEILYKLEPTKVQGIRIDTLSQIITLANINCEGNHLLYDSGSNGLVAAALLSGMGEKCTGSLIHMHPGNMSQKQALLAMNFATNHYNKCISVNVYSALRQYYQGCDTNTEKVLEDVSENATNLKRKGEEIVQHNAKIPKTSENESTETETGGNNDNNLPEPKKPKWHFDNIEASKVLSNKMDSLVIACKEDPQNIFLELSKFVKPGRPFVIYYNVVEPLQNLYVFLKSQSNVAALKLTCNWMRNYQVLSERTHPEVTMNGSSGFLLSGYILK from the exons ATGACGAATAATAGCATCAAAGTCGGtgaatatatcattattcagaaacaaaactacaaaaaactgcacaagtttaataaaacgaaCTCATGCTTAAATATTGGAAAAGATTCTGTTAATTTAAGTGGTATAGAAGGATGtgagtatttttcattttttaaaatgatatcaaaGGGTACAAAAAGAAGCCGGGAATATGAATTAGAATTAGTTAAAGAAACCCTGAATCTAAGAGACGAAATTGGCATTAAATCTTCTGGCACTGATAATAGGAATATTTACGACGATGGGCGTTCACAAAAATTAACAGCAGATGAGATTTATGACTTGAAAAGCGATGCATCAAAGGCATCTGATATAGTCGAAACTTTGATAACTAATTCCAAtacatttcacaataaaacTGAATTCTCCCaagataaatacttaaaaaagaaagaaaagaaatattttgagtacattcaaatattaaagcCAAATTTGAGAGTGATttctgaaattttatataaactagaaCCAACAAAGGTACAGGGCATTCGTATTGATACTCTATCACAAATTATAACACTGgcaaatataaattgtgaaGGAAATCATTTGCTTTATGATTCAGGATCAAATGGTCTTGTAGCGGCTGCTTTACTAAGTGGTATGGGAGAAAAATGTACTGGAAGTCTGATTCATATGCATCCTGGAAATATGTCTCAAAAACAAGCACTGTTAGCAATGAATTTTGCTACAAACCACTACAATAAATGCATATCTGTAAATGTTTACTCTGCTCTAAGACAATATTATCAAGGATGTGATACAAACACAGAGAAGGTTCTTGAAGATGTTTCTGAAAATGCaacaaatttgaaaagaaaaggTGAAGAAATTGTGCAGCATAATGCAAAAATCCCAAAAACTTCTGAAAATGAAAGTACAGAGACAGAAACGGGTGGAaacaatgacaataatttaccAGAGCCAAAAAAACCTAAGTGGCACTTTGATAATATAGAAGCTTCAaaagttttatcaaataaaatggaCTCACTGGTTATAGCATGTAAAGAAGAtccacaaaatatatttttagaattgtCAAAGTTTGTAAAACCTGGCAGaccatttgttatttattataatgttgtagaaccattacaaaatttgtatgtGTTCCTTAAATCACAAAGTAATGTTGCAGCTTTAAAGCTAACCTGTAATTGGATGAGAAATTATcag GTTCTGTCGGAAAGAACTCATCCAGAGGTTACAATGAATGGATCAAGTGGTTTTCTTTTATCAGGTTATATACTTAAGTGA
- the LOC119829992 gene encoding succinate--CoA ligase [GDP-forming] subunit beta, mitochondrial: MAALKNAQSIRTLNILLRRNLPQISCTRNLNLQEYHSKDLLRKHQVSIQNFRLLDSNLDPKSLSDFKANEYVVKAQILAGGRGKGHFDNGFKGGVHLTKDPNEIMDLAKNMIGHKLITKQTPKDGILVDKVMVAESVNIKRETYLSIIMERSYNGAALVASPAGGMDIETVAEKTPHLLKTLPIDIHQGVTDKMATEIAEFLEFKGAMAKKCAEEIKKLWELFLSVDATQLEINPLVETDDGRVVAVDAKINFDDNAQFRQKDIFALDDVSGVDPREREASALNLTYIDMDGSIGCMVNGAGLAMATMDLIMLSGGRPANFLDLGGGVGQSQVSAALRILESDPKVKAIFVNVFAGIVNCATVANGIVAACKENPPKHPLVIRLEGTNSVQAKTILEQSGLKFHIINDADEAAKAAVKLAEGNN; encoded by the exons ATGGCCGCCTTAAAGAACGCTCAAAGCATCAggacattaaatattttattaagaagaaATTTACCCCAAATAAGTTGCAcaagaaatttaaatcttcAAGAATATCACAGCAAAGACTTGTTAAGAAAACATCAAGTATCTATACAGAATTTCCGCTTGTTAGATTCCAATTTGGATCCGAAATCTTTATCGGATTTTAAAGCAAATGAATATGTTGTAAAGGCACAAATTCTAGCAGGTGGTCGTGGAAAAGGGCACTTCGATAATGGATTCAAAGGTGGTGTTCATTTGACTAAAGATCCCAATGAAATAATGGACCTAGCAAAGAATATGATAGGTCATAAACTAATAACTAAACAAACTCCTAAAGATGGCATATTAGTAGATAAAGTAATGGTAGCTGaaagtgtaaatattaaaagagagacttatttaagtattattatggAAAGAAGTTACAATGGTGCTGCCTTAGTTGCTTCTCCTGCTGGAGGAATGGATATTGAAACTGTTGCTGAAAAAACTCcacatttattgaaaacattacCAATCGATATTCATCAAGGAGTAACTGACAAAATGGCCACAGAAATTGCTGAATTCTTAGAATTTAAAGGTGCAATGGCAAAAAAATGTgcagaagaaataaaaaaattatgggagctatttttaagt GTAGATGCAACACAGTTAGAAATTAACCCTCTTGTAGAGACTGATGATGGCCGTGTAGTTGCAGTTGatgctaaaataaattttgatgacAATGCTCAATTTAGGCAGAAAGACATTTTTGCTCTGGATGATGTATCGGGTGTTGATCCAAGAGAA AGAGAAGCATCAGCATTGAACTTGACCTATATTGATATGGATGGAAGTATTGGTTGCATGGTTAATGGAGCTGGCTTGGCTATGGCTACAATGGACCTTATCATGCTAAGTGGAGGAAGACCGGCAAATTTCTTAGACCTTGGAGGTGGCGTAGGCCAATCACAGGTTTCAGCCGCATTAAGAATATTGGAATCAGATCCGAAAGTGAAGGCAATATTTGTCAATGTATTTGCTG GCATTGTAAATTGTGCAACTGTGGCAAATGGAATTGTTGCAGCATGCAAGGAAAATCCACCTAAACACCCTCTTGTTATCAGACTTGAAGGTACTAACTCAGTTCAAGCAAAAACAATTCTTGAACAGTCTGGTCTcaagtttcatataattaatgatgcAGACGAAGCCGCCAAAGCTGCTGTTAAGTTAGCTGAGggaaataattag
- the LOC119829991 gene encoding mitochondrial-processing peptidase subunit alpha yields the protein MSHITDIKVLISRLCSMKSGASSLRFGVRNFSQGDRPLPKGIVTPLPPLSEPMPNLPPVIYTTAKTEDTLTEVTTLSNGLRIASEKKFGQFCTAGVVIDSGPRYEVAYPNGICHFLEKLSFGATHKFPTRDVMLRELERHGGICDCQGSRDTTVYATSADSRGLEAVTQVLAEVTLRPQLTTEEIEAARQAVAFELETLAMRPEQETILMDMIHSAAYKGNTLGLPKICPRENVNKIDRGVILNFLKNHYTPERMVVAAVGVDHEPFVEYVQKYFVDTKPTWHSSDDAPFKPQNDSSIAQYTGGIEQEECEIPLYPGSDLPELSHVVIGIESCSHGDPDFVATCVLNMMMGGGGSFSAGGPGKGMYTRLYTNVLNRYHWMFNATAYNHAYGDTGLFCVHSASPPNRIYDTTLVIARELSNMAGKVGETELRRAKTQLQSMLLMNLEARPVVFEDVGRQVLATGKRKPPSYFINEIEKITADDIVRVARRMLNKRPAVAARGKLSHLPAFEEIQANMTLGKSDTSPQGRRLNLFRV from the exons ATGTCGCACATAACagatataaaagtattaatttctAGGTTGTGTTCTATGAAATCTGG AGCTAGTTCCTTACGATTTGGTGTACGAAACTTTAGTCAAGGAGATAGACCTTTACCGAAAGGTATTGTAACACCACTCCCACCATTGTCTGAACCTATGCCAAATCTCCCTCCAGTAATCTATACCACAGCAAAAACAGAAGACACTTTGACCGAAGTTACAACTCTTAGCAATGGATTAAGAATTGCATCAGAAAAGAAATTTGGGCAATTCTGCACTGCTGgag TTGTTATTGATTCTGGGCCAAGATATGAAGTAGCATATCCAAATGGAATTTGTCATTTTCTTGAAAAGTTGAGTTTTGGA GCTACACATAAATTTCCTACTAGGGATGTGATGCTTAGAGAACTAGAAAGACATGGTGGTATATGTGACTGCCAAGGCTCCCGTGACACAACAGTTTATGCTACTAGTGCAGATTCTAGAGGTTTGGAAGCTGTTACACAG GTGTTGGCAGAAGTAACTTTAAGACCACAGCTTACAACAGAAGAAATAGAAGCTGCGAGACAGGCTGTCGCCTTCGAACTGGAAACTCTTGCAATGAGACCAGAACAGGAAACAATCTTGATGGACATGATACATTCG gcTGCTTATAAAGGAAATACTCTTGGTTTACCAAAGATATGTCCAAGGGAAAATGTGAACAAAATAGATCGTggagttatattaaattttctcaaaAATCACTACACACCTGAAAGGATGGTTGTTGCTGCTGTTGGG GTGGATCATGAACCATTTGTTGAATATGttcaaaaatactttgttGATACAAAACCAACATGGCACTCTTCTGATGATGCTCCATTTAAACCTCAAAATGATAGCTCAATTGCACAATACACTGGAGGAATAGAAcag gaAGAATGTGAAATTCCTCTTTACCCTGGTTCAGACTTACCAGAACTTTCTCATGTTGTTATAGGAATAGAAA GTTGTTCACATGGCGATCCTGATTTTGTAGCTACTTGTGTACTCAATATGATGATGGGCGGAGGAGGTTCTTTTTCAGCTGGTGGCCCAGGGAAGGGCATGTATACAAGACTCTATACAAATGTACTTAATAG GTATCACTGGATGTTCAATGCAACAGCATATAATCATGCCTATGGAGACACGGGCTTGTTCTGCGTCCACTCAGCGTCCCCGCCTAACCGTATCTATGATACCACACTTGTAATTGCGCGGGAACTATCCAACATGGCGGGAAAAGTCGGGGAAACTGAACTAAGA agagCCAAAACTCAACTTCAGTCAATGTTACTAATGAATCTCGAAGCTAGACCCGTCGTATTCGAGGACGTTGGTCGTCAAGTCCTTGCTACGGGAAAAAGGAAACCGCCGTCATACTTCATCAATGAAATAG AAAAAATTACAGCCGACGACATAGTAAGAGTAGCTCGTCGTATGCTCAATAAACGACCGGCCGTCGCTGCAAGAGGGAAGTTGAGTCACTTACCGGCCTTTGAAGAAATCCAAGCTAACATGACTCTCGGTAAAAGCGATACATCTCCCCAGGGACGAAGACTTAATTTATTCCGtgtttag
- the LOC119829897 gene encoding NADPH:adrenodoxin oxidoreductase, mitochondrial isoform X1 yields the protein MIRTPMNNTIKFTVRQLCTTSYVPRVCVVGAGPAGFYAAMHIAKNIKSIKIDIIEKLPVPFGLVRYGVAPDHPEVKNCINQFTKLAKQENINFYGNITLGQDITLEKLRQHYDAILLTYGAEEDRTLSIENETARNIIAARNFVGWYNGHPRDRNLQVDLSGSRAAIIGQGNVALDVARILLSPIDQLKKTDITEIALQAISESKINELYLVGRRGPLHVAFTIKELREQLKLSNCKTIWRENDFIGVEEIVNDLQRPRKRLTELMLKSLKEQKSQACDSNEKSFRPIFFRSPNKFLVDNACVNGIELICNKLLGDKLEDQKCVATEDKEILNCSLVFRSIGYKSIKADESLVFNTSGCVRNENGRIIEDQSSEELAKLYVAGWLGTGPAGVIIHTMSNAFQVAKNICSDLQTGTRCRKDGFDGVKKYLNIPIVDWNGWEKIDEYEVNQGKKSGKPREKVTCINKMLDIATK from the exons atgatcaGAACTCCGATGAATAATACCATCAAGTTCACTGTTCGGCAGCTATGCACTACAAGTTATGTTCCTCGTGTTTGTGTTGTGGGCGCTGGGCCCGCTGGATTCTATGCTGCTATGCATATAGCCAAGaacattaaatcaattaaaattgacaTAATAGAAAAGTTGCCAGTACCGTTTGGATTAGTTAG ataTGGAGTTGCTCCTGATCATCCAgaagtaaaaaattgtataaatcaatttactaAATTAGCTAAGCAAgagaacataaatttttatggaaatataaCTTTAGGGCAAGATATAACATTAGAAAAATTGAGACAACACTATGATGCTATTTTGCTA ACATATGGGGCCGAAGAAGATCGCACTTTAAGTATAGAAAATGAAACTGCAAGAAACATTATTGCAGCACGAAATTTTGTGGGATGGTATAATGGACATCCTCGAGATAGAAATTTACAA GTTGATTTATCAGGAAGTAGGGCTGCTATCATTGGACAAGGCAATGTTGCTCTAGATGTAGCTAGAATTCTACTTTCGCCTATagatcaattgaaaaaaactgACATCACTGAAATTGCTTTACAAGCAATATCTGAATCAAAGATTAATGAGTTATACCTAGTTGGAAGAAGAGGTCCTTTGCATGTTGCATTTACAATCAAAGAATTAAGAGAGCAACTTAAACTGAGtaattgtaaaacaatttGGAGAGAAAATGACTTCATTGGAGTGGAGGAAATTGTGAATGACCTTCAAAGACCACGTAAACGGTTAACAGAGTTAATGTTAAAGTCACTAAAAGAACAAAAGTCACAGGCATgtgattcaaatgaaaaatcgTTTAGACCCATATTTTTTAGAAGTCCAAATAAGTTTCTTGTGGACAATGCTTGTGTAAATGGAATAGAGCTAATTTGTAACAAATTACTTGGCGATAAACTTGAAGATCAGAAATGTGTGGCAACTGAggataaagaaattttaaattgcagtCTTGTATTTCGAAGTATTggatataaaagtataaaagcTGATGAaagtttagtatttaatacaagTGGATGTGTTAGGAATGAGAATGGTAGAATAATAGAAGACCAGAGTTCAGAAGAGCTAGCTAAATTATATGTAGCAGGATGGTTAGGCACTGGACCTGCTGGGGTTATTATACACACAATGAGTAATGCTTTTCAAGTTGCCAAGAATATATGCAGTGATTTACAAACAGGCACTAGATGCCGTAAGGATGGATTTGAtggtgttaaaaaatatttgaacattCCCATTGTGGATTGGAATGGTTGGGAAAAAATTGATGAATACGAAGTAAATCAGGGTAAAAAGTCTGGTAAACCTAGAGAAAAGGTAAcatgcataaataaaatgttagatATTGCTAcaaaatga
- the LOC119829897 gene encoding NADPH:adrenodoxin oxidoreductase, mitochondrial isoform X2 — protein MHIAKNIKSIKIDIIEKLPVPFGLVRYGVAPDHPEVKNCINQFTKLAKQENINFYGNITLGQDITLEKLRQHYDAILLTYGAEEDRTLSIENETARNIIAARNFVGWYNGHPRDRNLQVDLSGSRAAIIGQGNVALDVARILLSPIDQLKKTDITEIALQAISESKINELYLVGRRGPLHVAFTIKELREQLKLSNCKTIWRENDFIGVEEIVNDLQRPRKRLTELMLKSLKEQKSQACDSNEKSFRPIFFRSPNKFLVDNACVNGIELICNKLLGDKLEDQKCVATEDKEILNCSLVFRSIGYKSIKADESLVFNTSGCVRNENGRIIEDQSSEELAKLYVAGWLGTGPAGVIIHTMSNAFQVAKNICSDLQTGTRCRKDGFDGVKKYLNIPIVDWNGWEKIDEYEVNQGKKSGKPREKVTCINKMLDIATK, from the exons ATGCATATAGCCAAGaacattaaatcaattaaaattgacaTAATAGAAAAGTTGCCAGTACCGTTTGGATTAGTTAG ataTGGAGTTGCTCCTGATCATCCAgaagtaaaaaattgtataaatcaatttactaAATTAGCTAAGCAAgagaacataaatttttatggaaatataaCTTTAGGGCAAGATATAACATTAGAAAAATTGAGACAACACTATGATGCTATTTTGCTA ACATATGGGGCCGAAGAAGATCGCACTTTAAGTATAGAAAATGAAACTGCAAGAAACATTATTGCAGCACGAAATTTTGTGGGATGGTATAATGGACATCCTCGAGATAGAAATTTACAA GTTGATTTATCAGGAAGTAGGGCTGCTATCATTGGACAAGGCAATGTTGCTCTAGATGTAGCTAGAATTCTACTTTCGCCTATagatcaattgaaaaaaactgACATCACTGAAATTGCTTTACAAGCAATATCTGAATCAAAGATTAATGAGTTATACCTAGTTGGAAGAAGAGGTCCTTTGCATGTTGCATTTACAATCAAAGAATTAAGAGAGCAACTTAAACTGAGtaattgtaaaacaatttGGAGAGAAAATGACTTCATTGGAGTGGAGGAAATTGTGAATGACCTTCAAAGACCACGTAAACGGTTAACAGAGTTAATGTTAAAGTCACTAAAAGAACAAAAGTCACAGGCATgtgattcaaatgaaaaatcgTTTAGACCCATATTTTTTAGAAGTCCAAATAAGTTTCTTGTGGACAATGCTTGTGTAAATGGAATAGAGCTAATTTGTAACAAATTACTTGGCGATAAACTTGAAGATCAGAAATGTGTGGCAACTGAggataaagaaattttaaattgcagtCTTGTATTTCGAAGTATTggatataaaagtataaaagcTGATGAaagtttagtatttaatacaagTGGATGTGTTAGGAATGAGAATGGTAGAATAATAGAAGACCAGAGTTCAGAAGAGCTAGCTAAATTATATGTAGCAGGATGGTTAGGCACTGGACCTGCTGGGGTTATTATACACACAATGAGTAATGCTTTTCAAGTTGCCAAGAATATATGCAGTGATTTACAAACAGGCACTAGATGCCGTAAGGATGGATTTGAtggtgttaaaaaatatttgaacattCCCATTGTGGATTGGAATGGTTGGGAAAAAATTGATGAATACGAAGTAAATCAGGGTAAAAAGTCTGGTAAACCTAGAGAAAAGGTAAcatgcataaataaaatgttagatATTGCTAcaaaatga
- the LOC119829898 gene encoding 40S ribosomal protein S5 translates to MAEENWTEDGMETGGVAIDNMPLPLAADIPEIKLFGRWSCFDVQVSDMSLQDYISVKEKYAKYLPHSAGRYAHKRFRKAQCPIVERLTNSLMMHGRNNGKKLMAVRIVKHAFEIIHLLTGENPLQVLVTAIINSGPREDSTRIGRAGTVRRQAVDVSPLRRVNQAIWLLCTGAREAAFRNIKTIAECVADELINAAKGSSNSYAIKKKDELERVAKSNR, encoded by the coding sequence ATGGCTGAGGAAAACTGGACCGAAGACGGCATGGAGACAGGCGGCGTGGCTATCGATAACATGCCCCTGCCTCTGGCAGCTGATATTCCCGAAATCAAATTGTTCGGAAGATGGAGTTGTTTTGATGTTCAAGTTTCGGATATGTCCCTGCAGGATTATATTTCTGTCAAAGAAAAATACGCTAAATACTTACCCCACTCTGCAGGTAGGTATGCTCACAAACGTTTCCGCAAAGCTCAGTGCCCCATCGTCGAACGCCTGACGAACTCATTGATGATGCACGGTCGTAACAATGGCAAGAAGTTAATGGCAGTCAGAATCGTAAAGCACGCTTTCGAAATTATCCATCTTCTAACTGGTGAAAACCCTCTACAAGTTTTAGTAACTGCCATTATTAACTCTGGTCCCCGTGAAGATTCTACCAGAATTGGTCGTGCTGGTACCGTGCGTCGTCAAGCTGTGGATGTTTCTCCACTACGAAGGGTTAACCAAGCTATTTGGCTGCTGTGCACTGGTGCTCGTGAAGCAGCATTCAGGAACATCAAGACGATTGCAGAATGTGTTGCAGATGAGCTCATCAATGCTGCCAAAGGCTCATCTAATTCATACGCAATTAAGAAGAAGGACGAGCTGGAGCGTGTTGCTAAATCCAACCGTTAA
- the LOC119830162 gene encoding AP-3 complex subunit mu-1, which translates to MIHSLFIINPSGDVFLEKHWRSVIPRSVCDYYLEAQRASPNDVPPVLAAPHHYLISIQRGGVALVAVCKQEVAPLFVIEFLHRVVDTFQDYFSDCTETIIKENYVVVYELLDEMLDNGFPLATESNILKELIKPPNILRTIANTVTGKSNVSSILPSGQLSNVPWRRSGVKYANNEAYFDVIEEVDAIIDKSGATVSAEIQGYIDCCIKLSGMPDLTLTFVNPRLFDDVSFHPCVRFKRWESERILSFIPPDGNFRLMSYHVGSQSVVAIPIYVRHNLVLKSNGDQGRLDLTVGPKQTMGRTLENVALEICMPKCVLNCSLTANQGKYSYDPVSKILMWDIGRIELPKLPNIRGTVSVASGADTSGANPSINVHFTIPQLAVSGLRVSRLDMYGAKYKPFKGVKYITKAGKFHIRM; encoded by the exons ATGATCCAcagtttattcataataaaccCTTCTGG GGACGTGTTTCTTGAGAAACATTGGAGAAGTGTAATACCTCGTTCTGtatgtgattattatttagaagCTCAACGTGCATCACCGAAT GATGTACCACCTGTCCTAGCAGCACCCCATCATTACTTAATTTCAATTCAGAGAGGTGGTGTTGCATTGGTAGCTGTCTGCAAACAGGAGGTTGCCCCactttttgttattgaatttttacacAGAGTTGTAGATACATTTCAG GACTACTTTTCTGACTGTACAGaaactataattaaagaaaattatgttgTGGTTTATGag ctATTGGATGAAATGTTAGACAATGGATTTCCATTGGCAACTGAAAGCAATATATTGAAGGAACTAATTAAGCCACCAAATATTTTGAGGACTATTGCTAATACAGTAACTGGAAAATCTAA TGTTTCATCAATACTGCCCTCTGGTCAACTTTCTAATGTACCATGGCGCAGATCAGGAGTAAAGTATGCAAATAATGAAGCTTACTTTGATGTGATCGAGGAAGTAGATgcaattattgataaaagtgGTGCCACAGTCTCAGCCGAAATCCAAGGATAC attgatTGTTGCATCAAGTTAAGTGGAATGCCAGATTTAACCCTTACATTTGTTAACCCAAGACTTTTTGACGACGTATCATTCCATCCGTGTGTAAGATTTAAAAGATGGGAG TCGGAAAGAATCTTGTCATTTATACCGCCGGATGGTAATTTTCGGTTAATGTCATATCACGTTGGATCGCAAAGTGTAGTTGCGATACCCATATACGTGAGACACAATCTGGTGCTAAAGTCGAACGGAGACCAGGGAAGGTTGGATCTGACTGTCGGGCCTAAGCAGACTATGGGTAGGACTTTAGAGA atGTAGCACTCGAGATTTGTATGCCTAAATGTGTATTGAATTGTTCGTTGACCGCAAACCAAGGCAAATATTCGTATGATCCTGTTAGTAAAATCCTTATGTGGGATATTGGACGTATTGAATTACCAAAACTGCCTAATATCCGAGGGACG GTGTCCGTGGCGTCGGGCGCCGATACGTCGGGCGCTAACCCGAGCATCAACGTGCACTTCACGATCCCGCAGCTGGCGGTGAGCGGGCTGCGAGTGAGCCGCCTCGACATGTACGGCGCTAAGTACAAACCCTTCAAGGGCGTGAAGTACATCACGAAGGCTGGCAAATTCCATATAAGAATGTGA
- the LOC119830133 gene encoding odorant receptor 4-like, with product MIESTQEIAKREIKDSLKLSAFCMRLIGFSLNTPKTLTSIFLQKLTFVATIFGVGIHVFSEITFLCVTSANSPRVEDVVPLIHTVGYGILSISKFAVLNFKRSVFAQLLDDLTSIWPVPPIDKEAENIKQKSLNALRLVHSWFFGLNLSGVWFYIITPIGLYLYNNLRGQNYKIRTVWKSWYPFNIYSKTWIHVIVYIFEIFSGQSCVWVMICSDLLFSGMASHIVLLLKLLQNRLRVLGENKKTDEEDYQEITECIKLHQRLIRYCNDLEDAFSLVNLINILLSSVNICCVVFVIVLLEPLMGMSNKLFLGASLIQIGVICWYGEDIIHANANVAEAAYNSKWYELSPRCRRSLAFLIQRAQKPIAFTALNFTNISLVTYSAILTRSYSYFTLLYTMYSESY from the exons ATGATTGAATCTACTCAGGAAATAGCTAAACGTGAAATAAAAGACTCTTTAAAACTTAGCGCATTTTGTATGCGGCTTATTGGGTTCTCTTTAAATACACCTAAAACACTAACTTCAATATTTCTTCAGAAATTAACGTTTGTGGCAACTATCTTTGGGGTAGGAATACACGTTTTCAGTGAAATAACTTTTCTTTGTGTAACCTCTGCGAATTCTCCGCGTGTTGAAGATGTCGTTCCTCTGATACATACTGTTGGCTATGGTATACTAA GTATATCTAAGTTTGCtgttctaaattttaaaagaagtgTATTTGCACAATTATTGGATGACCTGACCTCGATCTGGCCAGTGCCGCCTATTGATAAAGAAGCTGAAAATATTAAGCAAAAAAGTTTAAACGCTTTACGCCTTGTGCATAGTT GGTTCTTCGGATTAAATTTATCTGGTGtatggttttatattataactccAATAGGACTCTACCTTTATAACAATTTGCGTGGGCAGAATTATAAAATCCGCACGGTTTGGAAATCTTGGTATCCTTTCAATATTTACAGTAAAACGTGGATACATGTAATTGTgtacatatttgaaatattttcgg GTCAATCATGCGTATGGGTAATGATCTGCTCTGATCTATTATTCTCTGGAATGGCAAGCCATATCGTGCTGTTGTTAAAACTTCTGCAAAATCGCTTAAGAGTGTTGGGAGAAAATAAGAAGACGGATGAGGAAGATTATCAGGAAATTACAGAATGTATCAAACTCCATCAGAGATTAATAAG GTATTGTAATGACTTGGAGGATGCATTTTCTCTTGTTAatcttataaacattttgttgaGCTCTGTGAACATTTGTTGCGTCGTGTTTGTCATTGTC ttaTTGGAACCATTAATGGGAATGAGTAACAAGTTATTTCTCGGCGCATCTCTTATTCAAATAGGAGTAATATGTTGGTATGGAGAAGATATTATACACGCG aaCGCAAATGTGGCTGAAGCAGCATATAACAGCAAATGGTATGAACTAAGTCCTCGTTGCAGACGTAGTTTAGCGTTTCTAATACAAAg AGCGCAAAAACCAATTGCATTTACTGCTTTGAATTTTACTAACATTTCTCTTGTTACATACTCAGCG attttgACAAGATCTTATTCGTACTTCACTCTTCTATACACTATGTACAGCGAAAGCTATTAG